One window of the Leishmania infantum JPCM5 genome chromosome 28 genome contains the following:
- a CDS encoding histone H2B variant, whose protein sequence is MPPTKGGKRPIPLGGKGKGKRSAGKAPKSGDDQKRRHNHKRSQHWDLYIHRALRRFFKRGTLSKAAVRVLSSFIEDMFNRIQTEAVFVAKINKVKTLTAREIQTSARLLLPPELAKHAMSEGTKAVAKYNASRGEAYAQGGI, encoded by the coding sequence ATGCCTCCGACCAAGGGTGGAAAGCGTCCGATCCCGCTGGGGGGTAAGGGCAAGGGCAAGCGCTCGGCGGGTAAGGCACCCAAGTCAGGCGATGATCAAAAGCGCCGCCACAACCACAAACGCAGCCAGCACTGGGACCTGTACATCCACCGcgctctgcgccgcttcttTAAGCGCGGCACGCTGAGCAAGGCagccgtgcgcgtgctttCTTCCTTTATTGAGGACATGTTCAACCGCATCCAGACCGAGGCCGTCTTTGTCGCCAAGATCAACAAGGTGAAGACTCTGACAGCTCGCGAAATCCAGACGTCGgcccgtctgctgctgccgccggagctggcgaagcaCGCCATGAGCGAGGGCACCAAGGCTGTCGCCAAGTACAACGCTTCCCGCGGGGAGGCGTATGCTCAGGGTGGCATTTAG